The Montipora capricornis isolate CH-2021 chromosome 3, ASM3666992v2, whole genome shotgun sequence genome window below encodes:
- the LOC138039733 gene encoding uncharacterized protein produces the protein MEFSHDVQSINVDEMKNAEKEILRLVQRESFLSEITALHHAKRTKMDDDVKDQRVKNAAGRNSPLRQLDPFLSEDGLIRVGGRLGRAPISDEARHQVILPRQHHVVELIIRHYHEVSGHSGQEYVLSLIRPRYWIIKARATLRRILSACFSCRRRQAPIQEKKMAHLPEDRVTPSKPPFSFVGVDCFGPYQVLRGRTIVKRYGVIFTCLAIRAVHTEIVHSLDTQSFINALRRFIARRGYPEEIRSDNGGNFVSANKELKDAIKEWNQNQIQQYLTQNSVKWVFDPPAGSRHGGVWERCIRTVRKVLNAICKEQTMDDEALSTLMSEVQTIINGRPITKVSDDPNDFEALTPTHISFFFALEPCFRLIYLTGPIAMFDEGGVKFSTCLMYSGVAG, from the coding sequence ATGGAATTCAGTCACGACGTTCAATCCATTAATGTAGATGAGATGAAGAATGCTGAGAAAGAGATACTAAGGCTTGTCCAAAGAGAAAGTTTCCTTTCAGAGATAACCGCTCTACACCATGCTAAACGAACGAAGATGGATGACGATGTGAAGGATCAACGAGTTAAGAATGCAGCGGGAAGAAATAGTCCCTTAAGACAACTCGACCCCTTTCTATCTGAGGACGGCCTCATTCGAGTTGGCGGACGCTTGGGACGCGCTCCAATCAGTGACGAAGCAAGACATCAAGTCATTCTACCGAGACAGCATCACGTGGTAGAGCTAATAATACGGCACTACCACGAAGTATCTGGTCACTCAGGACAAGAGTACGTCCTTTCTCTGATTCGTCCGCGCTACTGGATCATCAAAGCTAGAGCGACACTGAGGCGAATCCTGAGCGCGTGTTTCAGTTGCAGAAGAAGACAAGCACCTATTCAAGAGAAGAAGATGGCTCACTTGCCAGAAGATAGAGTCACTCCATCGAAGCCACCGTTTTCCTTCGTAGGGGTAGACTGTTTTGGTCCGTACCAAGTACTTCGCGGAAGAACCATCGTCAAACGATATGGTGTCATTTTTACCTGTTTAGCCATCCGAGCGGTTCACACCGAAATAGTGCATAGTTTGGATACCCAGTCCTTTATCAATGCCCTGCGCAGATTTATAGCCCGAAGAGGCTATCCTGAAGAGATAAGATCCGACAATGGAGGAAATTTCGTAAGCGCAAATAAAGAACTGAAAGACGCAATCAAAGAATGGAACCAGAACCAGATTCAGCAATATCTGACACAGAATTCAGTGAAATGGGTTTTTGATCCACCGGCAGGCTCCCGTCACGGCGGCGTATGGGAACGCTGTATTCGCACGGTGAGGAAGGTCCTGAACGCAATATGCAAGGAGCAGACAATGGACGACGAGGCTCTTTCGACCCTCATGAGCGAAGTGCAAACTATAATCAATGGTCGACCTATAACCAAGGTTTCGGATGACCCAAATGATTTCGAGGCACTAACACCCACCCACATCTCCTTCTTCTTCGCACTGGAGCCCTGTTTCCGCCTGATCTATTTAACAGGACCGATTGCTATGTTCGACGAAGGTGGCGTCAAGTTCAGTACTTGTCTAATGTATTCTGGCGTCGCTGGCTAA